The Halobellus sp. MBLA0158 genome has a window encoding:
- a CDS encoding AAA family ATPase codes for MKVIGTVGLPGSGKGEAAAVAREAGVPVVTMGDVIRKACRERGFDPAEHHGEMAKTLREEDGPAAIAERSLPMIESELEESDVVLVDGLRSDVELDRFREAFGDDFHLVSVEAPFETRADRLLERGRDDTDLDREALREREERELGFGMGEVMDRADVVVRNTDSLEAFRERVRAILDEDLDRIGGDDYVQVRTAGGAP; via the coding sequence ATGAAGGTCATCGGCACCGTCGGACTGCCCGGGAGCGGCAAGGGCGAGGCCGCCGCGGTCGCTCGCGAGGCCGGCGTCCCGGTCGTCACGATGGGCGACGTGATCCGGAAGGCCTGCCGCGAGCGCGGATTCGACCCCGCAGAGCACCACGGCGAGATGGCGAAGACGCTCCGCGAGGAGGACGGCCCCGCCGCCATCGCCGAGCGGTCGCTCCCGATGATCGAGTCCGAACTGGAAGAAAGCGACGTCGTCCTCGTCGACGGCCTCCGCTCGGACGTCGAACTCGACCGCTTCCGCGAGGCGTTCGGCGACGACTTCCACCTCGTGAGCGTCGAAGCGCCGTTCGAGACCCGCGCGGACCGCCTGCTCGAACGCGGCCGGGACGACACCGACCTCGACCGCGAGGCCCTCCGCGAGCGCGAGGAGCGCGAACTCGGCTTCGGGATGGGCGAGGTGATGGACCGCGCGGACGTCGTCGTCCGGAACACGGACTCCCTGGAAGCGTTCCGCGAGCGGGTCCGCGCGATCCTCGACGAGGACCTCGACCGGATCGGCGGCGACGACTACGTCCAGGTCCGAACGGCGGGTGGTGCGCCGTGA
- a CDS encoding winged helix-turn-helix transcriptional regulator, with the protein MAESTGESDAAMELEVWCAGEDWCPVTTTSSLIGKKWHPVIIHRLLEHGPSGFNELKDDVDGISSKVLSESLEDLGEKQLVRRTVVSEKPYRVEYSLTTHGESLEPVIYAMRDWGLEHLTEPTDENDANG; encoded by the coding sequence ATGGCCGAGAGCACCGGTGAATCGGACGCCGCGATGGAACTGGAGGTGTGGTGTGCCGGCGAGGACTGGTGCCCGGTGACGACGACCTCGTCGCTCATCGGCAAGAAGTGGCACCCCGTCATCATCCATCGGCTCCTCGAACACGGGCCGAGCGGCTTTAACGAACTGAAAGACGACGTCGACGGGATTTCGAGCAAGGTCCTCTCGGAGAGCCTGGAGGACCTCGGCGAGAAACAGCTCGTCCGCCGAACGGTCGTCAGCGAGAAGCCGTATCGGGTCGAATACTCACTCACAACCCACGGCGAGTCCCTCGAACCGGTGATCTACGCGATGCGCGACTGGGGGCTCGAACACCTCACTGAGCCGACCGATGAGAACGACGCGAACGGCTGA
- a CDS encoding sensor histidine kinase: MNPTKRVRLGGLLIAVSGFGITRLFVAETVRVDMPVLFILAGLLPLIVGLVLTAYGVALAVGPFGAEYVNTVARWHLLGVGGMAIVFAITGLDQFVRTGTVAVGSESPLLVANVLLGGAVGGTLTGIHAGTSRRQQREISRSANRALLVNRLLKHEVLNAITIIDGHADLLSDGDGDRPESMSAIRRAVERIRSTIRDVGTVARDRGGGAGVDLERIVREEVAAAGDAHDAAVDLAVHTADASSTADERIAIVVRELLENAAMYGGDRGVSVSLDEASGAVELSVTDDGPGLPERQRALLEEGQFPEYDDPAAGFGLQIVRLLVTQFGGRIRVEDAAEGGTRITVVLPRNDETAVNAATIGLSFPNLTGAVVGGVLGGVAMGVVFQASTGLLPVIGSLYGIGSPLVGWVTHLFHSAVFGLLFAAVTAAAPVARVASGTVRCAVLGLVWGVVLWLVAAGVVMPLWLSLVGVPASLPNLSLVGLVGHAVWGVVLGVAYDRLIEMALVERLGRRARVR, from the coding sequence ATGAACCCGACGAAGCGAGTCCGGCTCGGCGGGCTCTTGATCGCGGTCTCCGGCTTCGGGATCACCCGGCTGTTCGTCGCCGAGACCGTCCGGGTCGATATGCCGGTGCTGTTCATCCTCGCGGGCCTCCTCCCGCTGATCGTCGGGCTGGTGTTGACCGCCTACGGCGTCGCGCTGGCGGTCGGTCCCTTCGGCGCCGAGTACGTGAACACGGTCGCGCGCTGGCACCTCCTCGGCGTCGGCGGGATGGCGATCGTGTTCGCGATCACGGGGCTCGATCAGTTCGTCCGCACCGGCACCGTCGCCGTCGGCAGCGAGTCGCCACTCCTCGTCGCGAACGTGCTCCTGGGCGGGGCCGTCGGCGGGACGCTCACGGGAATCCACGCGGGGACCTCGCGCCGCCAACAGCGCGAGATCAGCCGATCGGCCAACCGGGCGCTCCTCGTCAATCGCCTCCTCAAGCACGAGGTGCTGAACGCGATCACGATCATCGACGGCCACGCCGACCTCCTGAGCGACGGCGACGGGGACCGCCCGGAGTCGATGTCGGCGATCCGACGGGCGGTCGAGCGGATCCGGTCGACGATCAGAGACGTCGGGACGGTCGCTCGTGACCGGGGCGGGGGCGCCGGGGTCGACCTCGAACGGATCGTGCGCGAGGAAGTCGCCGCCGCGGGCGACGCCCACGATGCGGCCGTCGACCTCGCCGTACACACGGCCGACGCGTCGAGCACGGCCGACGAGCGGATCGCCATCGTGGTCCGCGAGCTGCTCGAAAACGCCGCGATGTACGGCGGCGACCGCGGCGTCTCGGTGTCGCTCGACGAGGCGTCGGGCGCGGTCGAACTGTCTGTCACCGACGACGGACCGGGACTGCCGGAGCGACAGCGAGCTCTCTTGGAAGAGGGTCAGTTCCCCGAGTACGACGACCCCGCCGCGGGGTTCGGCCTCCAGATCGTCCGCCTGCTCGTGACCCAGTTCGGCGGGCGGATCCGCGTCGAGGACGCCGCCGAGGGCGGAACGCGGATCACCGTCGTGCTCCCGCGCAACGACGAGACGGCCGTGAACGCGGCGACCATCGGGCTCTCGTTTCCGAACCTCACGGGCGCGGTCGTCGGCGGGGTGCTCGGCGGGGTCGCGATGGGCGTCGTGTTTCAGGCGTCGACCGGACTCCTCCCGGTGATCGGCTCGCTCTACGGGATCGGGAGCCCGCTCGTCGGGTGGGTCACCCACCTGTTCCACAGCGCGGTCTTCGGCCTGCTCTTCGCGGCGGTCACCGCCGCCGCGCCGGTCGCGCGGGTCGCCTCCGGGACCGTTCGCTGCGCCGTGCTCGGGCTCGTGTGGGGGGTCGTCCTGTGGCTCGTCGCCGCCGGCGTGGTGATGCCGCTGTGGCTCTCGCTCGTCGGCGTGCCCGCCTCGCTGCCGAACCTCTCGCTCGTCGGCCTCGTCGGCCACGCTGTCTGGGGCGTCGTCCTCGGGGTGGCCTACGATCGGTTGATCGAGATGGCGCTCGTCGAGCGGCTGGGGCGACGGGCGCGCGTTCGGTGA
- a CDS encoding DUF3179 domain-containing protein, with amino-acid sequence MDRAPTRRAFLAAVGVASLAGCLGGRTPGGALGSGDETGVSTTAESQEFPFPTTGETRPLPATPSSIREDAVSGGPPKDGIPSIDDPAFVSAEAAEGLRPGDPVFGVARGGDRKAYPQSILVKHEICNDVVDGTPVSVTYCPLTGTAMGFERGETTFGVSGRLVNNNLIMYDRATETWWPQVLATSIPGPWNEAPPTRSLSEFRVVWTTWERWSETHPDTAVLSRDTGFADNYDQDPYGTYNPRSGYYAPASAPMFEPLSRDDRLQPKRVVIGARTPAGAVAFGKNRLRREKVLRGDLGGTPVVAVYEPTLDTGYVYRDPDETRYEYREGRIVDGSGAEHDPASLPRDRVLAFDAMWFAWRGFYPETTLYA; translated from the coding sequence ATGGATCGAGCGCCGACCCGCAGAGCGTTCCTCGCCGCCGTCGGCGTCGCCTCGCTCGCGGGCTGTCTCGGCGGGCGGACGCCCGGCGGAGCCCTCGGTTCCGGCGACGAGACCGGCGTCAGTACGACAGCAGAGAGTCAGGAATTCCCGTTCCCGACCACCGGCGAGACCCGCCCGCTGCCGGCGACGCCGTCGTCGATCCGGGAAGACGCGGTCTCCGGCGGCCCGCCGAAGGACGGCATCCCCTCCATCGACGATCCGGCGTTCGTGTCGGCCGAGGCCGCGGAGGGACTGCGACCGGGCGACCCCGTCTTCGGCGTCGCCCGCGGCGGCGATCGGAAGGCCTACCCACAGTCGATCCTCGTCAAGCACGAGATCTGCAACGACGTCGTCGACGGGACGCCGGTCAGCGTCACGTACTGTCCGCTCACCGGGACCGCGATGGGGTTCGAGCGCGGCGAGACGACCTTCGGGGTGTCGGGGCGGCTGGTGAACAACAACCTGATTATGTACGACCGGGCCACCGAGACCTGGTGGCCGCAGGTGCTCGCGACGTCGATCCCCGGGCCGTGGAACGAGGCGCCCCCGACGCGGTCGCTGTCGGAGTTCCGGGTCGTCTGGACGACCTGGGAGCGGTGGTCGGAGACGCACCCGGACACGGCGGTCCTCTCCCGCGACACGGGCTTCGCCGACAACTACGACCAAGACCCGTACGGAACGTACAATCCGCGTTCGGGCTACTACGCCCCGGCGTCGGCGCCGATGTTCGAACCGCTGTCGCGGGACGACAGGCTCCAGCCCAAGCGGGTCGTCATCGGCGCGCGGACCCCCGCCGGCGCGGTCGCCTTCGGGAAGAACCGCCTCCGGCGCGAGAAGGTGCTCCGCGGGGACCTCGGCGGGACGCCGGTCGTCGCGGTCTACGAGCCGACGCTCGATACGGGCTACGTCTACCGCGACCCCGACGAGACGCGCTACGAGTACCGCGAGGGGCGGATCGTCGACGGGTCGGGAGCGGAGCACGATCCGGCGTCGCTCCCCCGCGATCGCGTGCTGGCGTTCGACGCGATGTGGTTCGCCTGGCGCGGGTTCTACCCGGAGACGACGCTCTATGCCTGA
- the mdh gene encoding malate dehydrogenase: MTKVSIVGAAGTVGATAGYNLALRDVVDELVFVDIPDKEDETVGQAADANHGIAYDSNTEVVQGTYEDTAGSDVVVITAGIPRQPGQTRIDLAGDNAPIMDDIGSSLAEHTDDFVSVTTSNPVDLLNRHLYESGDRDRHKVIGFGGRLDSARFRYVLSQRFDVPVKNVEATILGEHGDAQVPVFSKVRVDGADPDFAADEREEILGDLQESAMDVIERKGATQWGPATGVAHMVEAILRDTGAVLPGSIVLDGEYGYEDTAFGVPIKLGSDGVEEVVEWDLDDYEADLMDDAAEKLSDQYDKIA, encoded by the coding sequence ATGACGAAAGTCAGCATCGTCGGCGCCGCCGGGACGGTCGGCGCCACCGCCGGGTACAACCTCGCGCTGCGCGACGTGGTGGACGAACTGGTCTTCGTCGACATTCCCGACAAGGAAGACGAGACCGTCGGACAGGCCGCGGACGCGAACCACGGGATCGCCTACGACTCCAACACCGAGGTCGTCCAGGGCACCTACGAGGACACCGCGGGCTCGGACGTCGTCGTCATCACCGCGGGCATCCCGCGCCAGCCCGGCCAGACCCGGATCGACCTCGCGGGCGACAACGCGCCGATTATGGACGACATCGGCTCCTCGCTCGCCGAGCATACCGACGACTTCGTCTCGGTCACGACCTCGAACCCCGTCGACCTGCTGAACCGCCACCTCTACGAGTCGGGCGACCGCGACCGCCACAAGGTGATCGGCTTCGGCGGCCGCCTCGACTCCGCGCGCTTCCGCTACGTGCTCAGCCAGCGCTTCGACGTGCCCGTGAAGAACGTCGAGGCGACGATCCTCGGCGAGCACGGCGACGCCCAGGTCCCGGTCTTCTCCAAGGTGCGCGTCGACGGCGCCGACCCCGACTTCGCCGCCGACGAGCGCGAGGAGATCCTCGGCGACCTCCAGGAGTCGGCGATGGACGTCATCGAGCGCAAGGGCGCGACCCAGTGGGGTCCGGCCACGGGCGTCGCCCACATGGTCGAGGCGATCCTCCGCGACACCGGCGCGGTGCTCCCCGGCTCGATCGTCCTCGACGGCGAGTACGGCTACGAGGACACCGCCTTCGGCGTTCCGATCAAACTCGGCTCGGACGGCGTCGAGGAGGTCGTCGAGTGGGACCTCGACGACTACGAGGCCGACCTGATGGACGACGCCGCCGAGAAGCTCAGCGACCAGTACGACAAGATCGCGTAA
- a CDS encoding CBS domain-containing protein translates to MDDIFVARVMSSPVHTVSPDTLVEDAAQKMLDEEIGSVVVVEDGQLVGILTRTDFVQIVAERQPKDQTPVSAYMSDTAVTTTAQVPIAQIAESMIDHGIHHVPVVDDDGAVIGMVTTTDLASYLSDLQAATA, encoded by the coding sequence ATGGACGATATTTTCGTCGCACGCGTGATGTCCTCGCCGGTCCACACCGTCTCGCCCGATACGCTGGTCGAAGACGCCGCACAGAAGATGCTCGACGAGGAGATCGGCTCCGTCGTCGTGGTCGAAGACGGCCAGCTCGTCGGCATCCTCACGCGGACGGACTTCGTGCAGATCGTCGCCGAGCGACAGCCGAAGGACCAGACGCCCGTCTCCGCGTATATGTCCGACACCGCGGTCACGACGACGGCGCAGGTGCCGATCGCCCAGATCGCCGAGTCGATGATCGACCACGGGATCCACCACGTTCCGGTCGTCGACGACGACGGCGCCGTCATCGGGATGGTCACGACCACCGATCTCGCGTCGTACCTCTCGGACCTCCAGGCCGCCACCGCGTAG
- a CDS encoding excinuclease ABC subunit C, whose translation MERSDLRARAAELPTDPGVYQFLDGDDVLYVGKAVDLRDRVRSYADPRGERIRRMVDRAESIDVAVTDTETQALLLEANLIKRHQPRYNVRLKDDKSYPLVQLTDHRIPRIEVTRDPDPGATVFGPFTDKGRVETVVKALRETYGLRGCSDHKYANRDRPCLDYEMGLCSAPCTGEIDVDAYREDVESVIRFFEGETGVLADPLRREMESAAEGEQFERAANLHDRLDAVESFHAGGEEAISAQSDERTVDVLGVAVEGDTATVARLHSERGQLVDRSRHRLDALEGGERSAAVLTAFLTQYYAERELPDAILCSERPDDADVTSWLRAEGVDLRVPGAGREAKLVDLALKNARRGPDHDDELGALADALGLGSVSRIEGFDVSHAQGKAVVGSNVCFVDGSAEKSAYRRKRLADGNDDYARMRELVRWRAERAVEGRDDRPDPDLLLIDGGEGQLGAATDALAEVGWDVPAVALAKERELVVTPDGVRDWDDDHPALHVLQRVRDEAHRFAVQYHQTLRDDVRTVLEDVPGVGEQTRRALLRRFGSVENVRAASTADLTDVPGVGEQTARTIRERL comes from the coding sequence ATGGAGCGCAGCGACCTCCGCGCCCGCGCCGCGGAGCTGCCGACCGACCCCGGGGTCTACCAGTTCCTCGACGGCGACGACGTCCTCTACGTCGGCAAGGCCGTCGACCTCCGCGACCGGGTCCGGTCGTACGCCGACCCGCGCGGCGAGCGGATCCGCCGGATGGTCGACCGCGCGGAATCGATCGACGTCGCCGTCACCGACACCGAGACGCAGGCGCTGCTGCTCGAAGCGAACCTGATCAAGCGCCACCAGCCGCGCTACAACGTCCGGCTGAAGGACGACAAGTCCTACCCCTTGGTCCAGCTCACCGACCACCGGATCCCGCGGATCGAGGTGACGCGCGACCCCGACCCCGGCGCGACCGTCTTCGGGCCGTTCACCGACAAGGGCCGGGTCGAGACCGTCGTGAAGGCGCTCCGGGAGACCTACGGCCTCCGCGGCTGCTCGGACCACAAGTACGCCAACCGCGACCGACCGTGTCTCGACTACGAGATGGGGCTCTGTAGCGCGCCCTGCACCGGCGAGATCGACGTCGACGCCTATCGGGAGGATGTCGAGTCCGTGATCCGGTTCTTCGAGGGCGAGACCGGCGTGCTGGCGGATCCGCTCCGCCGGGAGATGGAATCCGCCGCCGAGGGCGAACAGTTCGAACGGGCGGCGAATCTGCACGATCGGCTCGACGCGGTCGAGTCGTTCCACGCCGGCGGCGAGGAGGCCATCTCGGCGCAGTCCGACGAGCGGACCGTCGACGTCCTCGGCGTCGCCGTCGAGGGCGACACCGCGACGGTCGCGCGGCTCCACAGCGAGCGCGGCCAGCTCGTCGACCGCTCGCGGCACCGACTCGACGCGCTGGAGGGCGGCGAGCGCTCGGCCGCGGTGCTCACCGCGTTCCTCACCCAGTACTACGCCGAGCGGGAGCTTCCCGACGCAATCCTCTGCTCGGAGCGCCCCGACGACGCGGACGTGACGTCGTGGCTCCGCGCCGAGGGCGTCGACCTCCGCGTTCCGGGTGCGGGCCGAGAGGCGAAGCTCGTCGACCTCGCGCTCAAGAACGCCCGACGCGGGCCGGATCACGACGACGAACTCGGCGCGCTCGCTGACGCGCTCGGCCTCGGTTCTGTCTCGCGGATCGAGGGCTTCGACGTGAGCCACGCCCAGGGGAAGGCCGTCGTCGGAAGTAACGTCTGCTTCGTCGACGGCTCGGCCGAGAAGTCGGCGTATCGGCGAAAGCGACTCGCCGACGGCAACGACGACTACGCGCGGATGCGCGAGCTCGTCCGCTGGCGCGCCGAGCGGGCGGTCGAGGGCCGAGACGATCGCCCCGATCCGGACCTGTTGCTGATCGACGGCGGCGAGGGCCAACTCGGCGCCGCGACCGACGCGCTCGCGGAGGTCGGCTGGGACGTCCCGGCCGTCGCGCTCGCGAAAGAGCGGGAGCTCGTCGTCACCCCCGACGGCGTCCGCGACTGGGACGACGACCACCCGGCGCTCCACGTGCTCCAGCGCGTCCGCGACGAGGCGCACCGCTTCGCGGTCCAGTACCACCAGACGCTCCGCGACGACGTCCGCACGGTGCTCGAAGACGTCCCCGGTGTCGGCGAGCAGACCAGACGGGCGCTCCTCCGTCGGTTCGGGAGCGTCGAGAACGTCCGCGCGGCGTCGACGGCGGACCTGACGGACGTCCCGGGCGTCGGCGAGCAGACCGCGCGGACGATCCGCGAGCGGCTTTGA
- a CDS encoding ABC transporter ATP-binding protein, producing MAAIELDGVTKRFEDVTAVSDLSLTVEEGEVFGFLGPNGAGKSTTINLLLDFVRPTAGKVSVLGHDARAESVAVRERTGVLPEGFDVYDRLTGRAHVEFAIDSKEADADPDAVLERVGLADAADRQAGGYSKGMRQRLALAMALVGEPDLLILDEPSSGLDPAGAKEMREIVLEEAERGTTVFFSSHILEQVEAVCDRVGILRAGELVAVDSIDGLREASDADATLRVAVGEPVDDDVLDAVRALDGVRHVERDGDDAVRVGCDSDAKTRVVSEIEDHGVSVTDFTTEEASLEDLFLAYTEGDREEAVEADVESDEASDSTEASSADAEADDAAAEGEAATGEEVQR from the coding sequence ATGGCTGCTATCGAACTCGACGGGGTGACAAAGCGGTTCGAGGACGTCACCGCCGTCTCGGACCTCTCGTTGACCGTCGAGGAGGGGGAGGTCTTCGGCTTCCTCGGCCCGAACGGCGCCGGGAAGTCGACGACGATCAATCTCCTCCTCGATTTCGTTCGCCCGACGGCGGGGAAGGTGTCCGTCCTCGGACACGACGCCCGCGCCGAGAGCGTCGCCGTCCGGGAGCGGACCGGCGTCCTCCCGGAGGGCTTCGACGTGTACGACCGGCTGACCGGCCGCGCGCACGTCGAGTTCGCGATCGACTCCAAGGAGGCCGACGCCGACCCCGACGCCGTGCTGGAGCGCGTCGGCCTCGCCGACGCCGCCGACAGGCAGGCCGGCGGGTACTCGAAGGGGATGCGCCAGCGGCTCGCGCTCGCGATGGCGCTCGTCGGCGAGCCCGACCTCCTGATCCTCGACGAGCCCTCCTCGGGGCTCGACCCCGCGGGCGCCAAGGAGATGCGCGAGATCGTCCTCGAAGAGGCCGAGCGCGGCACGACCGTCTTCTTCTCCAGTCACATCCTCGAACAGGTCGAGGCGGTCTGCGACCGCGTCGGCATCCTCCGGGCGGGCGAACTCGTCGCGGTGGACTCGATCGACGGGCTGCGGGAGGCCTCCGACGCCGACGCGACGCTCCGGGTCGCCGTCGGCGAGCCCGTCGACGACGACGTCCTCGACGCGGTGCGGGCGCTCGACGGCGTCCGGCACGTCGAGCGCGACGGCGACGACGCCGTCCGCGTGGGCTGCGACAGCGACGCCAAGACCCGCGTCGTGAGCGAGATCGAAGACCACGGGGTGAGCGTGACCGACTTCACGACCGAGGAGGCGTCGCTCGAAGACCTGTTCCTCGCGTACACCGAGGGCGACAGGGAGGAGGCGGTCGAGGCGGACGTCGAGTCCGACGAAGCCTCCGATTCGACCGAAGCATCGTCGGCTGACGCCGAGGCCGACGATGCGGCCGCCGAAGGGGAAGCGGCCACCGGAGAGGAGGTCCAGCGATGA
- a CDS encoding ABC transporter permease, protein MSWQAVARKEFRDAIRSRWLHGSTLFFALFLGGAAALFFGVLLGPDSRQVSNLFGFFASLGVFSFSFPGLLALVLGFISLSTSYGSITEERESGSVKLLLSLPNSRLDVVVGKFLGRSAVVVAALLVGFFAAFVVLLVTGTRLELGSFVPQIALTALLGAAFVSVGLCLSALADSNREATLATMGLYLVFAVLWGSISEGIPKLLNYAAEQVGMNVANVTRAQIGVFLKYLNPLKTYETLAAQLYYGPAQARLVSTTFGERAVLAPILEGTLPFYFSGWFLFLVLVAWIVLPAAVGYWAFERADL, encoded by the coding sequence ATGAGCTGGCAGGCCGTCGCCCGCAAGGAGTTCCGCGACGCGATCCGCTCGCGGTGGCTCCACGGCTCGACGCTCTTCTTCGCGCTCTTCCTGGGCGGCGCCGCGGCGCTGTTCTTCGGCGTCCTGCTCGGTCCCGACAGCCGTCAGGTGTCGAACCTCTTCGGGTTCTTCGCCAGCCTCGGCGTCTTCAGCTTCTCGTTCCCCGGGCTGCTCGCGCTCGTGCTCGGGTTCATATCGCTGTCGACCTCGTACGGCTCGATCACCGAAGAGCGGGAGTCGGGCTCGGTGAAGCTGCTCCTCTCGCTGCCGAACTCCCGGCTCGACGTCGTCGTCGGGAAGTTCCTCGGCCGCTCGGCGGTGGTCGTCGCCGCGCTGCTCGTGGGCTTTTTCGCGGCGTTCGTCGTCCTGCTCGTGACCGGGACGCGCCTCGAACTCGGCTCGTTCGTGCCGCAGATCGCGCTCACCGCGCTCCTCGGCGCCGCGTTCGTCTCGGTCGGGCTGTGCCTCTCGGCTCTCGCGGACTCGAACCGCGAGGCGACGCTGGCGACGATGGGGCTGTACCTGGTGTTCGCGGTCCTCTGGGGCTCGATCTCGGAGGGGATCCCGAAGCTCCTGAACTACGCGGCCGAGCAGGTCGGGATGAACGTCGCCAACGTCACCCGGGCCCAGATCGGGGTCTTCCTGAAGTACCTGAATCCGCTGAAGACCTACGAGACGCTCGCGGCGCAGCTGTACTACGGTCCGGCGCAGGCGCGGCTCGTCAGTACGACCTTCGGCGAGCGCGCCGTGCTCGCGCCGATCCTTGAGGGGACGCTGCCCTTCTACTTCTCGGGGTGGTTCCTCTTTCTCGTCCTCGTCGCGTGGATCGTCCTGCCCGCGGCGGTCGGCTACTGGGCGTTCGAGCGCGCCGACCTCTGA
- the ligA gene encoding NAD-dependent DNA ligase LigA, producing MSDDASADAAATAEDDADLAYADPDNPYLRDPDTDFAPVADLSRDEAAAQAETLREAIREHDYRYYVRADPLISDRAYDDLFARLQDLEEAFDLDREGSPTRRVGGEPLDELDTVEHVAPMLSIEQSTDADEVREFDRRVREDVGDVDYVCEPKFDGLSVEVVYEDGEYVRAATRGDGAVGDDVTEQVRTIRSVPLRLGGDPPERLAVRGEVFMPREAFREHNRERVERGEDPFANPRNAAAGTLRQLDPSVVADRPLDCFFYDVLDASRVPDSQRETLDRLREWGLHVTDRVDVVDSIEGAIDYRDDLLDAREALDYEIDGTVIKVDARDAREELGATSRSVRWAFAYKFPPRAEVTRVTDVVVQVGRTGRLTPVALLEPVDVGGVTVSRASLHNPEEIERLGVDVGDEVRVRRAGDVIPEVAEVVEKRADGTFDFPETCPVCDSPVERDGPLAFCTGGLTCDAQLVRAIVHYGSRQALDIDGLGEERVEQLVDAGVLSSLPDLYRLDPDDVADLPGWGETSARNLVSAIEATTSPPLPDFLVALGIPEVGEHTARNLARQFGDLDAVMDASEDELETVDDVGPTVAEHVAEFFANEGNRAAVAELRELGVEPESVEEEGSDALDGLTFVFTGSLSVTRDAAQSLVERHGATATGSVSGNTDYLVVGENPGQTKREDAAANDVPTLDEEAFATLLAERGIEYPPEEE from the coding sequence ATGAGCGACGACGCGTCGGCCGACGCCGCAGCGACAGCCGAAGACGACGCGGACCTCGCGTACGCCGACCCCGACAACCCCTACCTCCGCGACCCCGACACGGACTTCGCGCCCGTCGCGGATCTCTCCCGCGACGAGGCCGCCGCGCAGGCCGAGACGCTCCGCGAGGCGATCCGCGAGCACGACTACCGCTACTACGTCCGCGCCGACCCGCTGATCTCGGACCGCGCCTACGACGACCTGTTCGCGCGCCTTCAGGACCTGGAGGAGGCCTTCGATCTCGACCGCGAGGGGAGCCCCACCCGGCGCGTCGGCGGCGAACCGCTCGACGAACTCGACACGGTCGAACACGTCGCGCCGATGCTCTCGATCGAGCAGTCGACCGACGCCGACGAGGTTCGTGAGTTCGACCGGCGCGTCCGCGAGGACGTCGGCGACGTCGACTACGTCTGCGAGCCGAAGTTCGACGGGCTCTCCGTCGAGGTCGTCTACGAGGACGGCGAGTACGTCCGCGCGGCGACCCGCGGGGACGGCGCAGTCGGCGACGACGTCACCGAACAGGTCCGGACGATCCGGTCGGTCCCGCTCCGACTGGGCGGCGACCCGCCCGAGCGGCTCGCGGTGCGCGGCGAGGTGTTCATGCCGCGCGAGGCGTTCCGCGAGCACAACCGCGAGCGCGTCGAACGCGGCGAGGATCCCTTCGCCAACCCCCGGAACGCCGCCGCGGGGACGCTCCGCCAGCTCGACCCCTCGGTCGTCGCCGACCGGCCCCTGGACTGCTTCTTTTACGACGTCCTCGACGCCAGCCGGGTGCCCGACAGCCAGCGAGAGACGCTCGACCGGCTCCGCGAGTGGGGCCTCCACGTCACCGACCGCGTCGACGTCGTCGACTCGATCGAGGGGGCGATCGACTACCGCGACGACCTGCTCGACGCCCGCGAGGCCCTCGACTACGAGATCGACGGCACCGTGATCAAGGTCGACGCCCGCGACGCCCGCGAGGAACTGGGCGCGACGAGCCGGTCGGTGCGCTGGGCCTTCGCCTACAAATTCCCGCCGCGCGCGGAGGTCACCCGCGTCACCGACGTCGTCGTCCAGGTCGGCCGCACCGGCCGGCTGACGCCCGTCGCCCTCCTGGAGCCGGTCGACGTCGGCGGCGTCACCGTCTCGCGCGCCTCGCTCCACAACCCCGAGGAGATCGAGCGGCTCGGCGTCGACGTCGGCGACGAGGTCCGGGTCCGCCGCGCGGGCGACGTCATCCCTGAAGTCGCCGAGGTCGTCGAAAAGCGCGCCGACGGCACCTTCGACTTCCCCGAGACCTGCCCGGTCTGCGACAGCCCCGTCGAGCGCGACGGCCCGCTGGCGTTCTGCACCGGCGGGCTCACCTGCGACGCCCAGCTGGTGCGGGCGATCGTCCACTACGGGAGTCGGCAGGCGCTCGACATCGACGGCCTCGGCGAGGAGCGCGTCGAGCAGCTGGTCGACGCCGGCGTGCTGTCGTCGCTTCCGGACCTCTACCGGCTCGATCCCGACGACGTCGCCGACCTGCCGGGCTGGGGCGAGACGAGCGCCCGGAACCTCGTCTCCGCGATCGAGGCCACGACGTCGCCGCCGCTCCCGGACTTCCTCGTCGCGCTCGGCATCCCCGAGGTCGGCGAGCACACCGCCCGGAACCTCGCCCGCCAGTTCGGCGACCTCGATGCGGTGATGGACGCCTCGGAGGACGAACTGGAGACCGTCGACGACGTCGGTCCGACGGTCGCCGAACACGTCGCGGAGTTCTTCGCGAACGAGGGCAACCGCGCGGCCGTCGCGGAGCTCCGCGAACTGGGCGTCGAGCCCGAGTCCGTCGAGGAAGAAGGAAGCGACGCCTTAGACGGCCTGACGTTCGTCTTCACGGGGTCGCTGTCGGTCACGCGCGACGCGGCCCAGTCGCTCGTGGAGCGCCACGGCGCGACCGCGACCGGGAGCGTCTCCGGCAACACGGACTACCTCGTCGTCGGCGAGAACCCAGGGCAGACGAAGCGCGAGGACGCCGCGGCGAACGACGTGCCGACGCTCGACGAGGAGGCGTTCGCGACGCTGCTGGCCGAACGCGGGATCGAGTACCCGCCGGAAGAGGAGTGA